Proteins encoded together in one Veillonellaceae bacterium window:
- the acpS gene encoding holo-ACP synthase: MIVGVGIDIIEIGRIHKAIKRPAFVKRVFTVTEQKYCDSRGVHTAASYAARFAGKEAVLKAFGTGLSGGSLQDIEIINDTLGCPNVILSGYYADLARKMGVKKVHISLTHSREYAAAQAVLWGGEESENSNCRRNAEN; encoded by the coding sequence GTGATTGTTGGGGTAGGAATAGATATAATTGAAATCGGCCGTATTCATAAGGCTATTAAGCGGCCGGCTTTTGTTAAAAGAGTCTTCACCGTGACGGAACAAAAATATTGTGACAGCCGGGGAGTTCACACTGCAGCCTCCTACGCCGCGCGGTTCGCTGGCAAAGAGGCAGTATTGAAAGCCTTCGGAACAGGCCTTTCAGGCGGCAGCCTGCAGGATATTGAAATCATCAATGATACGCTTGGCTGCCCTAATGTAATCCTGAGCGGTTATTATGCTGACTTGGCTAGGAAAATGGGTGTAAAAAAAGTACATATATCGCTGACACATTCGCGGGAGTACGCGGCTGCTCAGGCGGTATTATGGGGAGGCGAAGAAAGTGAAAACAGCAACTGCCGCAGAAATGCGGAAAATTGA
- a CDS encoding NAD(P)H-hydrate dehydratase: MKTATAAEMRKIDQIAIETFGIPGAVLMENAGAETARQIAAALGAVDNKMICIFAGKGNNGGDGFVAARHLYNQGAKIKVCLLGTKEVVTGDARLNLDIIIRMGINVIELSDNRDWEKAKIAATFADCLVDALLGTGFTGEVTGEMARVVDIINKSGKLIIAIDIPTGVDADTGQIRGTAVKADYTVALGLAKPGLLIYPGAQYVGKLSVADIGIPFKLLVDDSIKQNIVTTGSIKAIVGSREPDAHKGTTGKAIVIAGSQGMTGAAALTATAVVRAGAGLVTLGIAESLHDIMEVKLTEVMTRPLPESVGGIIGRKALPHIEEMAAKSNVLAIGPGLGRNDETMAVVREIIKSAECPLVIDADALNALVGYTDLLNHTKALPVVTPHPGEMARLMGLTVKDVSKDRVGIARQAAGLWGAIVVLKGARTIVAYPDGEVYINTTGNPGMATGGTGDVLTGVIAGLIAQGLTTHAAAVAGVHIHGLAGDIAAAGGTIGLIASDVVAAMPAAISGIQGV, from the coding sequence GTGAAAACAGCAACTGCCGCAGAAATGCGGAAAATTGACCAAATAGCAATCGAAACATTCGGTATTCCCGGGGCAGTCTTAATGGAGAATGCCGGAGCAGAAACAGCGCGGCAAATAGCGGCGGCTTTGGGCGCGGTAGATAATAAAATGATCTGTATTTTTGCCGGAAAAGGGAATAATGGCGGTGATGGCTTTGTTGCGGCCCGACATTTGTATAATCAAGGTGCTAAAATAAAAGTTTGTTTATTGGGGACTAAAGAAGTCGTAACCGGTGATGCCAGGCTGAATTTGGATATTATAATCAGAATGGGTATCAATGTTATAGAACTCTCCGACAACCGTGATTGGGAAAAGGCAAAAATTGCTGCAACTTTCGCGGATTGTTTGGTTGATGCGCTGCTTGGAACAGGTTTCACCGGTGAGGTGACCGGTGAAATGGCGCGGGTAGTTGACATAATTAACAAATCTGGTAAGTTGATAATCGCTATAGATATCCCTACTGGAGTAGATGCCGATACCGGTCAAATCCGGGGTACGGCAGTCAAGGCAGATTATACCGTTGCTTTAGGGCTTGCTAAACCAGGATTGTTAATATATCCTGGGGCTCAGTATGTAGGTAAACTTAGTGTTGCAGATATTGGTATTCCGTTTAAGCTTTTGGTAGATGATAGTATCAAGCAGAATATTGTGACTACCGGTAGCATTAAAGCAATTGTTGGCAGCAGAGAGCCTGACGCACATAAGGGAACAACGGGTAAAGCTATCGTTATTGCAGGCTCACAAGGTATGACCGGAGCTGCTGCCCTGACAGCTACGGCTGTGGTGAGGGCAGGGGCCGGATTAGTGACATTAGGAATTGCCGAAAGTCTTCATGATATTATGGAGGTTAAGCTTACTGAGGTAATGACCAGACCGCTTCCGGAGTCGGTTGGTGGAATAATTGGGCGTAAAGCTTTGCCACATATCGAGGAGATGGCCGCAAAAAGCAATGTGTTAGCTATTGGGCCGGGTTTAGGACGCAATGATGAAACAATGGCTGTTGTCCGCGAAATAATAAAAAGTGCTGAATGTCCTCTGGTTATTGATGCTGATGCGTTGAATGCTTTGGTTGGCTACACCGATCTTCTTAATCATACTAAGGCCCTGCCGGTAGTAACGCCGCATCCAGGAGAGATGGCAAGACTTATGGGCCTGACGGTAAAAGATGTCAGCAAGGATCGGGTGGGTATTGCCCGTCAGGCAGCAGGATTATGGGGGGCGATTGTCGTATTAAAAGGAGCGAGGACAATTGTTGCTTATCCTGATGGCGAGGTGTATATAAATACTACCGGCAATCCAGGCATGGCAACAGGTGGGACAGGAGATGTTCTCACCGGAGTGATAGCAGGACTTATAGCCCAAGGCTTAACTACGCATGCGGCAGCTGTTGCCGGGGTGCATATTCACGGATTAGCAGGCGATATTGCGGCGGCGGGCGGTACAATAGGACTTATTGCCAGTGATGTTGTTGCAGCGATGCCGGCTGCTATAAGCGGAATACAAGGTGTTTAG
- the motA gene encoding flagellar motor stator protein MotA, translating to MGLGDLILEKSTVIGVTLGILAVTVGMVLKGASLSVLLNPAAFMIIIVGTAACLFNGFPMENLKRFPSLIKQLFRQKQMMTKAELVPLFVGLSQTARREGILALESRVDEISDPFLRNGLTMVIDGLDPDFVGDVLDAEIHNMEERHRNGALIFSQAGTYAPTLGVLGAVVGLIGALGNLNDIEKLGHSIAAAFVATLLGIFTGYVIWHPFANKLKIISKKEAELMRMMIEGVLSLQAGDSPTAIEAKLIAFIPQHERTDLKPKTEES from the coding sequence ATGGGATTGGGGGACCTGATTTTGGAAAAATCAACAGTAATTGGGGTTACACTGGGGATTTTGGCAGTTACCGTAGGAATGGTGCTAAAAGGAGCTAGTTTGTCAGTACTTTTAAACCCAGCTGCATTCATGATTATTATAGTTGGTACAGCTGCTTGTCTGTTTAATGGGTTTCCAATGGAAAACCTTAAAAGGTTTCCGAGTCTAATAAAGCAATTATTTAGGCAAAAACAAATGATGACCAAGGCTGAACTGGTTCCGCTATTCGTTGGCTTGTCCCAGACGGCAAGGCGTGAAGGCATACTAGCGCTGGAAAGTCGGGTTGATGAAATTAGCGACCCATTCTTACGGAATGGGCTGACAATGGTAATAGATGGTCTTGACCCGGATTTTGTCGGCGATGTGCTTGATGCAGAAATTCATAATATGGAAGAACGCCACCGTAACGGCGCGCTAATCTTTTCACAGGCAGGTACATATGCTCCTACGCTTGGTGTTTTAGGCGCCGTAGTAGGTTTGATTGGCGCTTTGGGCAATCTTAACGATATTGAGAAACTTGGCCATTCCATTGCTGCGGCCTTTGTTGCTACCTTGCTTGGTATTTTTACCGGTTATGTTATATGGCATCCTTTTGCCAACAAGCTTAAAATTATCTCAAAAAAAGAAGCCGAGTTAATGAGGATGATGATTGAAGGGGTTCTTTCCCTGCAGGCTGGTGATTCTCCAACTGCTATCGAAGCAAAATTGATAGCATTTATCCCGCAACATGAACGGACTGACCTTAAACCCAAAACGGAGGAGTCATAA
- a CDS encoding type II toxin-antitoxin system PemK/MazF family toxin, which yields MIVKRGDIYYANLSPVVGSEQGGHRPVLILQNDVGNKYSPTVIVGAITSQISKAKLPTHVELNAKEHNLEKDSVVLLEQLRTIDKRRLKEKVTHLGDEIMTKVDDAVKVSLGLIQI from the coding sequence ATGATCGTTAAGCGTGGGGATATTTATTATGCTAATTTAAGTCCGGTAGTAGGATCGGAACAGGGTGGTCATCGTCCGGTTTTAATACTTCAAAATGATGTTGGAAATAAATATAGTCCAACGGTAATTGTGGGGGCTATCACTTCGCAAATTTCCAAGGCAAAATTGCCCACCCATGTCGAACTCAACGCTAAAGAGCATAATTTGGAGAAAGACTCAGTTGTCCTCTTAGAACAGCTTCGGACTATAGATAAACGTCGTCTGAAAGAAAAAGTTACCCACTTGGGAGACGAAATAATGACCAAGGTTGATGATGCAGTTAAAGTTAGCTTGGGTCTTATTCAAATTTAA
- a CDS encoding OmpA family protein, producing the protein MARRKRPTEHQEEHMDETWLVPYSDILTLLLALFIVLFASAQVDQKKFEQMAQAFSSAFNNGSPYILEGNRNPVSGQPAPMPMTSGEGKDQAYLQETSQLIQVKQTLDKYIQENNLAGDLQTVLTEEGLMIRIKDTALFPSGSAELLPESKRFGAVIAKMLTPLQQKIIISGHTDNVPISTWEFPSNWELSSKRALNFMKYLLAQEDLQPQRFSAIGHGEYRPVMSNDTSEGRAKNRRVEVLIQRTYKSYHPNIIAQ; encoded by the coding sequence ATGGCAAGGAGAAAGCGTCCTACGGAGCACCAAGAAGAGCATATGGACGAGACTTGGCTTGTACCATATTCTGATATATTGACTCTTTTGTTAGCACTATTTATTGTGCTTTTTGCCTCGGCGCAGGTTGACCAAAAAAAATTTGAACAAATGGCCCAAGCGTTTAGCTCCGCCTTTAATAACGGAAGCCCATATATACTTGAGGGCAACAGAAATCCTGTCAGTGGTCAGCCGGCACCGATGCCTATGACTAGCGGCGAAGGTAAAGACCAGGCTTACCTTCAAGAAACTTCCCAATTGATACAAGTTAAGCAGACTCTTGATAAGTATATTCAGGAAAACAATCTTGCAGGTGATCTTCAGACAGTTTTGACTGAAGAGGGCTTAATGATTCGGATAAAAGATACCGCATTATTTCCCTCGGGCAGTGCGGAACTATTGCCTGAATCTAAACGATTTGGGGCAGTCATTGCTAAAATGCTTACCCCACTTCAGCAGAAGATTATAATTTCCGGGCATACCGATAACGTGCCTATAAGTACATGGGAGTTCCCTTCAAACTGGGAGTTAAGTTCTAAACGGGCGCTAAACTTCATGAAGTATCTGCTGGCCCAAGAAGATCTCCAGCCTCAGCGTTTCAGTGCTATTGGTCATGGCGAATACCGGCCGGTGATGAGTAATGACACAAGCGAGGGTCGGGCTAAGAATCGTCGGGTTGAAGTACTTATTCAGCGGACATACAAGAGTTACCATCCAAACATCATTGCGCAATGA
- a CDS encoding L,D-transpeptidase has product MRILLFLVLFVYACMGTCLAQQEIHINIPAYSLELIDGDSGKIIEQFNIAVGTPYEQTPIGTFHIFHKEKDPTWIPGDKFTDHTPVPPGPDNPLGTRWMEFKKNYGIHGTNKGWDICYPVSGGCIRMQDADARKLFELVDIGTPVYIKYETMLLVEKPDGLYLKVYPDIYNKQTNSSARILELFQKYRDKYLPPSIPDILKTEFDTAYEVKIAVPTVILNESRPIQSKPVLTKEKK; this is encoded by the coding sequence ATGCGTATTTTGTTGTTCCTTGTCCTATTTGTTTATGCCTGCATGGGAACATGTTTAGCCCAGCAGGAAATACATATAAACATCCCGGCTTACAGTTTAGAGCTTATTGATGGGGATAGCGGTAAAATTATTGAACAATTTAATATCGCCGTTGGGACCCCCTATGAACAGACGCCTATCGGTACTTTTCACATCTTCCATAAAGAAAAAGATCCAACTTGGATACCAGGTGACAAATTCACCGACCACACCCCCGTACCTCCCGGACCTGACAATCCTCTTGGTACGCGCTGGATGGAATTTAAAAAGAATTACGGAATTCATGGCACAAACAAAGGCTGGGACATATGTTATCCTGTATCAGGCGGTTGTATTAGAATGCAGGACGCCGATGCCCGCAAACTCTTCGAATTAGTTGATATCGGCACTCCGGTTTATATAAAATATGAAACTATGCTGTTGGTTGAGAAGCCAGACGGACTGTATCTTAAAGTTTATCCCGATATTTATAATAAGCAAACTAATTCGTCCGCGCGGATATTAGAACTTTTCCAGAAATACCGCGACAAATATCTGCCGCCAAGTATACCCGACATCCTCAAAACAGAGTTTGATACCGCCTACGAAGTTAAGATAGCTGTGCCAACGGTTATTCTTAATGAGAGTAGGCCGATACAAAGCAAGCCAGTGTTGACTAAGGAGAAAAAATAA
- a CDS encoding ribbon-helix-helix protein, CopG family: protein MAELKRIMISIPNSLLQEVDGIIAMEKLSRSQFVRDAMRLYIEDRKRKAVRDMMRKGYQEMAVINLALAEEGLLLDSDLFEMPTLLAERE from the coding sequence GTGGCAGAATTAAAGCGTATTATGATTAGTATCCCTAATAGCTTGTTGCAAGAAGTAGATGGTATTATTGCCATGGAAAAACTTAGCCGCAGCCAATTTGTACGGGATGCAATGCGTTTGTACATCGAAGACCGCAAACGTAAAGCAGTACGCGACATGATGCGAAAAGGATATCAAGAAATGGCCGTTATTAATTTAGCGTTAGCTGAAGAAGGTTTATTGTTGGACTCAGATTTGTTTGAAATGCCCACCTTGTTGGCGGAGCGTGAATGA